A single Bifidobacterium scardovii JCM 12489 = DSM 13734 DNA region contains:
- a CDS encoding histidine kinase — translation MRQIRSALTRLSDRLGLRHAGHPVIAASCAVLSVAALAEYAFSMAARVPGTATVHDIVLVLAVLASLVGGMFRPKWFLLPALIAGVVLMLDVPMVTPIAVGVACAGFLAYLDARAGVIATVILLASTMDGLDPSRSRVMVATVQSLAFYCFPLLAGLLLHVMRQRDHDSYLLQRQREREDTARSLHDTISNDLAYLILRIDHAGTNGLPADEHEYRRQLDELRDAAGRAMGHTHEVIDSLEGHTPAQAGQTPDDENPRPAGPAEADTVSSQRAGLQSLIDEEEARLEALGFTGDNLLAEPHRPLTPETMRLLAGLLAELYANIAKHADPGEWYAICVTFDTDAIHISASDTITPDDTKLGLGSGLDRYRTIIETRGGTFQTHTEQAHWQLDISIPV, via the coding sequence ATGCGCCAGATACGATCTGCTCTGACCCGGCTCTCCGACCGGCTCGGCCTGCGGCATGCCGGGCATCCGGTGATCGCGGCGTCCTGCGCCGTATTGTCCGTCGCGGCGCTCGCGGAATATGCGTTCTCGATGGCGGCGCGGGTCCCCGGCACCGCGACCGTGCATGACATCGTGTTGGTTCTGGCGGTGCTTGCCAGCCTGGTCGGCGGCATGTTCCGCCCGAAGTGGTTCCTGTTGCCGGCGCTCATTGCGGGCGTGGTCCTTATGCTGGATGTCCCGATGGTCACGCCGATAGCCGTCGGCGTCGCCTGCGCGGGGTTCCTCGCCTACCTCGACGCACGGGCCGGCGTCATCGCCACCGTGATCCTGCTCGCCTCCACCATGGACGGCCTTGATCCCAGCAGGAGCCGGGTGATGGTGGCTACGGTGCAGAGTCTGGCGTTCTACTGCTTCCCGCTCCTGGCCGGCCTGCTATTGCATGTGATGCGCCAGCGCGACCATGACTCGTACCTGTTGCAGCGGCAACGCGAACGCGAGGACACGGCCCGCAGCCTGCACGACACCATCAGCAACGACCTGGCCTACCTGATCCTGCGCATCGACCACGCCGGGACCAACGGCCTGCCCGCCGACGAACACGAATACCGGAGACAGCTCGACGAATTGCGCGACGCCGCCGGCCGGGCCATGGGCCACACGCACGAGGTCATCGACTCGCTCGAAGGCCACACACCAGCACAAGCTGGCCAGACGCCGGATGACGAGAACCCCCGGCCGGCCGGGCCCGCGGAAGCCGACACCGTATCCTCGCAACGTGCCGGACTGCAATCGCTGATCGACGAGGAGGAGGCCAGGCTCGAAGCCCTGGGCTTCACCGGCGACAACCTGCTCGCCGAACCACACCGGCCGCTCACACCGGAGACCATGCGCCTGCTGGCGGGCCTGCTGGCGGAACTGTACGCGAACATCGCCAAGCACGCCGACCCGGGCGAATGGTACGCCATCTGCGTCACCTTCGACACCGACGCCATCCACATCTCCGCCAGCGACACCATCACACCCGATGATACGAAACTCGGCCTGGGCAGCGGCCTCGACCGCTACCGGACCATCATCGAAACACGCGGCGGCACCTTCCAAACCCACACCGAACAAGCCCACTGG
- a CDS encoding winged helix-turn-helix domain-containing protein codes for MSDELDPLIHATSRLRIMTTLASLNDDMTISFAKLADLLDMTPGNLSVHLTKLEQAGYVRIEKTFEGRKPATYAAITPEGRTAFDRYLAALKRLLAPLEEQEG; via the coding sequence ATGAGTGACGAACTCGATCCTCTGATCCATGCCACGTCACGGCTGCGGATCATGACCACGCTGGCCTCGCTGAACGATGATATGACGATCTCGTTCGCCAAACTCGCCGATCTGCTCGACATGACGCCGGGCAATCTCTCCGTGCACCTGACCAAGCTGGAACAAGCCGGGTACGTGCGTATCGAGAAGACCTTCGAAGGCCGCAAGCCCGCCACCTATGCGGCGATCACCCCGGAAGGGCGAACGGCCTTCGACCGATACCTGGCCGCGTTGAAGCGCCTGCTGGCGCCTCTCGAGGAGCAAGAAGGCTGA
- a CDS encoding response regulator gives MWGTGSPAVAIKHCHNPHTRPDVLVLDMALGGITGADVCRRIRRRSGGTGIVCVTSYSVDVYRREAVAAGAQGLFAKERLKTDIADAIRLAAQGLPTGGQAALGFRDAQTAYGLLSGTVPAKMSVDMRDSLSSREKETLRLYARRLTTDEIAGRLGISKGSVFTYVHRAADKLGVASRKEVLDACARYDLL, from the coding sequence ATGTGGGGCACGGGTTCGCCGGCAGTGGCGATCAAGCATTGCCATAACCCGCATACCAGGCCGGATGTGCTGGTGTTGGATATGGCGTTGGGCGGGATCACGGGCGCTGACGTGTGCCGGCGTATCCGGCGCAGGAGCGGAGGGACGGGCATCGTGTGCGTCACCTCGTATTCCGTGGACGTCTACCGGCGGGAGGCGGTCGCGGCCGGCGCGCAGGGACTGTTCGCGAAGGAACGCCTGAAGACCGATATCGCCGACGCGATACGCCTAGCGGCCCAGGGGCTTCCCACCGGCGGACAGGCCGCCTTGGGGTTCCGTGACGCGCAGACCGCCTACGGGTTGCTGTCCGGCACGGTGCCGGCGAAGATGTCCGTTGACATGAGGGATTCCCTGTCCTCGCGCGAGAAGGAGACCCTGCGCCTGTACGCGCGGCGGCTGACCACCGACGAGATCGCGGGCCGGCTGGGCATCTCCAAGGGCAGCGTGTTCACGTACGTGCACCGCGCGGCCGACAAGCTGGGAGTCGCCAGCCGCAAGGAGGTTCTGGACGCATGCGCCAGATACGATCTGCTCTGA
- a CDS encoding ABC transporter permease produces the protein MSGMIVYAGSRRISRPRVKSGDPFTLARMELLKVRGSLFWWMWLGMVLLVSAWAGMAFAKRAGSPTPALRSIALSDGEVYQIVSLLAPILAALLTSRIAVLETTERMNVKWLSFGQSDAARFVGKLIVAGAAVGVCFLIPLLWVPLVAKTLGFTAAGSFTALLWVPASVGFLSAMATSAVQLMLSMVIDRQAIGLGIGVIAGVLASGLGAMNKPALGWLFPAGLSSAASPFVRSVDVDGNAAMLLAARPWMLVIAAAVAFLGWTLVSVAVVKVKESRR, from the coding sequence ATGAGCGGCATGATCGTGTACGCGGGATCGCGTCGCATATCTCGTCCCCGTGTGAAGAGCGGCGATCCGTTCACCTTGGCGCGTATGGAGTTGTTGAAGGTGCGGGGGTCGTTGTTCTGGTGGATGTGGCTGGGCATGGTCCTGCTGGTATCGGCGTGGGCCGGCATGGCGTTCGCGAAACGCGCCGGCAGCCCCACCCCGGCGTTGCGGTCGATTGCGTTGTCCGACGGCGAGGTCTATCAGATCGTGAGCCTCCTGGCCCCGATTCTGGCGGCCCTGTTGACCAGCCGCATCGCCGTGTTGGAGACCACGGAACGCATGAATGTGAAATGGCTGTCGTTCGGCCAGTCGGACGCGGCCCGGTTCGTCGGCAAGCTCATCGTCGCCGGCGCCGCCGTCGGCGTCTGCTTCCTCATCCCCCTGTTGTGGGTTCCATTGGTGGCCAAGACCCTTGGTTTCACGGCGGCGGGCTCGTTCACGGCGCTGCTGTGGGTGCCGGCATCGGTCGGTTTTCTGTCCGCGATGGCCACGAGCGCGGTCCAGCTGATGCTCTCGATGGTGATCGACCGTCAGGCCATCGGCTTGGGAATCGGCGTGATCGCCGGCGTGCTGGCCTCCGGCCTGGGAGCGATGAACAAGCCGGCATTGGGCTGGCTGTTCCCGGCCGGCCTGAGTTCGGCCGCAAGCCCGTTCGTCAGGTCCGTGGACGTGGACGGCAACGCCGCGATGCTGCTCGCCGCACGCCCGTGGATGCTCGTCATCGCCGCGGCCGTGGCGTTCCTCGGTTGGACGTTGGTCTCGGTGGCCGTGGTCAAGGTGAAGGAGTCAAGACGATGA
- a CDS encoding Type 1 glutamine amidotransferase-like domain-containing protein — protein MVTMLLASTLRGATHAVDQLAPSSPRTVTYIPTAGTVEPWGGLHAAANRRMLRRMGFAVDEVDIATAAPADIRRALERNAFVCVSGGNTFFLMQELRRTGADAMLSDRVRAGTPYIGESAGAVVTAPSIAYCADMDSTDKAPDLNDYAGLGLVDFHVVPHRGNLTMGRAAQRIVDRYAGTLDMRVLTDRQSVLVKDGQARTLTA, from the coding sequence ATGGTCACCATGTTGCTGGCGTCGACGCTTCGCGGGGCCACGCACGCCGTGGACCAGCTTGCGCCGTCGTCGCCGCGCACGGTCACCTATATCCCGACGGCGGGGACCGTCGAGCCTTGGGGAGGGCTGCATGCCGCGGCCAACCGCCGCATGCTGCGCCGGATGGGGTTCGCCGTCGACGAAGTGGACATCGCCACGGCCGCGCCGGCCGATATCCGCCGCGCGCTCGAGCGCAACGCGTTCGTCTGCGTGTCGGGCGGCAACACCTTCTTCCTGATGCAGGAGCTGCGGCGCACCGGCGCCGACGCGATGCTGTCGGATCGGGTGCGGGCCGGCACGCCGTACATCGGCGAATCGGCCGGGGCCGTGGTCACCGCCCCGAGCATCGCCTACTGCGCCGACATGGACAGCACGGACAAGGCGCCCGACCTGAACGATTATGCGGGGCTGGGATTGGTCGACTTCCACGTCGTGCCGCATCGCGGCAACCTCACGATGGGGCGTGCCGCGCAGCGCATCGTCGACCGGTACGCCGGCACGCTGGACATGCGCGTGCTCACCGATCGCCAGTCCGTGCTGGTCAAGGACGGGCAGGCGCGCACGCTGACCGCATAG
- a CDS encoding aminoacyl-tRNA deacylase, with the protein MNDKYEAIRRFAAEHGDRAKLIEHETAIVDLVSGAKVFDIDRAAATYIVEAKEGVFAVVACASAHLKWRQLGRELGLRQIHLASPELVRERTGYDVGTVGPLFLNGLPMYVDRRLLGHDKVYCGTEDPHHTLAIDPRLIVEQNDVAGYFDGGDFVKPAAGENRPLA; encoded by the coding sequence ATGAACGATAAATACGAGGCGATCCGCCGATTCGCGGCCGAACACGGCGACCGCGCCAAACTGATCGAGCATGAGACGGCGATCGTGGATCTGGTGTCCGGGGCGAAGGTATTCGACATCGACCGGGCGGCGGCCACGTACATCGTCGAGGCGAAGGAAGGCGTGTTCGCCGTGGTCGCATGCGCGTCCGCGCATCTCAAGTGGCGCCAGCTTGGCCGTGAGCTGGGATTGCGCCAGATTCATCTCGCCTCGCCCGAGCTGGTCAGGGAACGTACCGGATACGACGTCGGCACGGTTGGCCCGCTGTTTCTGAACGGCCTGCCGATGTACGTCGACCGCCGGCTGCTCGGCCATGACAAGGTCTATTGCGGCACCGAGGATCCGCATCACACGCTCGCCATCGATCCCAGGCTCATCGTCGAGCAGAACGACGTCGCCGGATACTTCGACGGCGGCGATTTCGTCAAACCGGCCGCGGGGGAGAACCGGCCGCTTGCCTGA
- a CDS encoding ABC transporter ATP-binding protein, with protein sequence METAEVTALIGPNGAGKSTLLHILLGLEPASSGTATFDGKRYNELGPSPFNVVGSFIDGLTPNPSRTGLNHLRWVALGAGVSFNRCDECLRLVGLCEACNRMFKTYSLGMKQRLGIATAILTDAPYLILDEPLNGLDPEGIKWVRDFIKDYVSGHRTVVVSSHYMAELELVADHVVGLSNGRKVLDGDIDALLDKYGSLEQAYFNVVKR encoded by the coding sequence TTGGAAACGGCCGAGGTCACCGCGCTGATCGGTCCGAACGGCGCCGGAAAGTCAACCTTGCTGCACATTTTGCTCGGACTGGAACCAGCCAGTAGCGGTACGGCCACGTTCGATGGCAAACGATACAACGAACTGGGGCCGTCTCCGTTCAATGTTGTTGGATCGTTCATCGACGGGCTGACCCCGAATCCGTCGCGGACCGGCCTGAATCATCTTCGCTGGGTAGCGCTGGGTGCCGGCGTTTCGTTCAATCGATGCGATGAATGCCTGCGGCTCGTGGGATTGTGCGAGGCTTGCAACCGGATGTTCAAGACCTATTCGCTCGGCATGAAGCAGCGCTTGGGCATCGCGACCGCGATCCTGACCGACGCCCCGTACCTCATACTGGACGAGCCCTTGAACGGTCTCGACCCGGAAGGCATCAAATGGGTACGCGACTTCATCAAGGATTACGTTTCGGGCCACCGGACCGTCGTCGTCTCAAGCCATTACATGGCCGAGCTCGAACTGGTCGCCGATCACGTCGTGGGTCTGTCGAACGGCCGGAAGGTTCTCGACGGCGATATCGACGCGCTGCTCGACAAGTACGGCAGCCTCGAACAGGCGTACTTCAACGTGGTGAAGAGGTGA
- a CDS encoding ABC transporter permease produces the protein MTRANTMNPAMNHAMPRTHAAPRRKPSVWAAFRWESRKAGNLWYWIVTVLFDAIGMFNGWSQYAGYQAEFARQGVTWAAIWGQAILLPSMVFMPVLVAAFAAQVEANEHRGRNWQRLNATGTVNAAIAGKMLYGLMASFLTVLVFEAEFILVGRLAAGFDPARLGPFLLRGIPLTLSVWAIMTLTQAVSAKAESFAGTMSVMMVLTIGGCTLSLAAPAVAQLYPLALITSASAARDLADVASPASMLVSTIAAAVWVAVSALIFRRLAERAI, from the coding sequence ATGACGCGCGCAAACACGATGAATCCGGCAATGAACCATGCGATGCCCCGCACGCATGCGGCACCGCGCCGCAAACCGTCCGTGTGGGCGGCGTTCCGGTGGGAGTCGCGCAAGGCAGGCAACCTGTGGTATTGGATCGTGACCGTCCTGTTCGACGCGATCGGCATGTTCAACGGGTGGAGCCAGTACGCCGGCTACCAGGCGGAGTTCGCCAGGCAGGGCGTGACCTGGGCGGCGATCTGGGGTCAGGCGATCCTCCTGCCGAGCATGGTGTTCATGCCGGTGCTCGTGGCCGCATTCGCCGCGCAGGTCGAAGCCAACGAGCATCGAGGCCGCAACTGGCAGCGCCTGAACGCCACCGGCACCGTGAACGCGGCGATCGCCGGCAAGATGCTGTACGGTCTGATGGCCTCGTTCCTCACCGTCCTCGTGTTCGAGGCCGAGTTCATCCTCGTCGGACGCCTCGCCGCCGGTTTCGATCCGGCGCGACTCGGCCCGTTCCTGCTGCGCGGCATCCCGTTGACGCTGTCGGTGTGGGCGATCATGACGCTCACGCAGGCGGTGAGCGCGAAGGCGGAATCGTTCGCGGGCACGATGAGCGTGATGATGGTCCTGACCATCGGCGGCTGCACCCTGAGCCTGGCCGCGCCCGCCGTCGCCCAGCTGTATCCGCTCGCCCTGATCACCAGCGCCTCCGCCGCCCGCGACCTCGCCGATGTCGCCAGCCCGGCTTCCATGCTCGTCTCGACGATCGCCGCCGCCGTCTGGGTCGCCGTCAGCGCCCTGATCTTCCGCCGGCTCGCCGAACGAGCCATCTGA
- a CDS encoding Abi family protein — MTDVTQVTLKDLRDWFSNERMKRYEDAAADPVALYVWNARLSKAYLEDIAHVEVLLRNFIANRLIAECGQKNWYDCSDYFGFDYEFKKAVERVRKRIRYSGRSLTPDRVIAGLSLDSWRFLLVRKLEPTVWKALRDQTNGGMPYYRSRRRKEFESHVVQLLELRNRCSHQEPLIQPNVTEEDNYLDARWENLLWIAHIINPKAADWIRNQSRVPDLRGQRPDPLNGLTSI, encoded by the coding sequence ATGACCGATGTAACGCAAGTCACGCTCAAGGACCTACGAGACTGGTTCTCCAATGAACGCATGAAACGATATGAGGACGCGGCGGCGGATCCAGTAGCTCTGTATGTGTGGAACGCCCGTCTGTCAAAGGCTTATCTTGAAGACATCGCTCATGTGGAAGTCCTTTTGCGCAATTTCATCGCGAATCGGCTAATCGCTGAATGTGGTCAGAAGAATTGGTATGACTGTTCCGACTACTTTGGTTTTGACTATGAGTTCAAGAAAGCTGTCGAACGAGTCAGGAAACGCATCCGATATTCTGGACGTAGTCTCACCCCTGATCGAGTAATCGCCGGGCTCTCATTAGATTCATGGCGGTTTCTTCTCGTACGCAAGTTAGAGCCGACTGTTTGGAAAGCGCTGCGCGACCAAACCAATGGTGGTATGCCGTATTACCGGTCTCGACGTCGCAAAGAATTCGAGAGCCATGTTGTTCAACTGTTGGAACTGCGCAACCGATGCAGCCATCAAGAACCACTCATCCAGCCAAACGTGACTGAAGAAGACAATTATCTTGATGCCCGATGGGAAAATCTCCTGTGGATCGCGCATATCATCAATCCAAAAGCCGCTGATTGGATTCGCAACCAATCGCGCGTGCCTGATTTACGCGGACAACGGCCCGATCCCCTCAATGGGCTAACATCCATCTGA
- a CDS encoding sensor histidine kinase, translated as MAEETKPGSVIWNAFAGPFGGLAKFWRSSSVARMAVPVLCLCYDVMMLTRIVFAGPGADPQAGVLTRQPWGLPLMVVLCLISVGALLVRLRRPFVAACVVCAAYLCAALFGMEAYMALPMLFALYSCTLLCVPSLLVVGITVNAAVLVSGALLHMRTSVEPWAILLPMAFLDASVIALGLCSRGIRERREAKAVIEDQRRRGVELERQRDEARRRTDIAAELHDSVGHDLTAIIALTEGLGGMSGDPQIDEAIATVNELARSGLADTRQAVCALQNPDASPVMDRGHSTFSQLHTWNDVAPILSHAKQLGFIVAHTETGYRPDDPRQADLCFTVTREAVTNAIRHARNLRRIVISWDHADNGSLTVIVRDDGASGNPEQHDGANDAATGTGMGLNRLGELVAAAGGSFEAGPDNMGYMLKAVMPSMQSGRGNGNGRHEANGNTTNEEPQT; from the coding sequence ATGGCGGAGGAGACCAAACCGGGAAGCGTCATATGGAACGCGTTCGCCGGCCCATTCGGCGGACTGGCCAAGTTCTGGCGGTCGAGTTCGGTCGCGCGCATGGCCGTGCCGGTGCTGTGCCTGTGCTACGACGTGATGATGCTCACCCGGATCGTATTCGCGGGACCGGGAGCCGATCCCCAGGCCGGCGTGCTGACACGCCAGCCGTGGGGGCTGCCCCTGATGGTCGTATTGTGCCTCATCTCAGTGGGGGCGCTGCTGGTACGTCTGCGTCGTCCGTTCGTCGCGGCCTGCGTGGTGTGCGCCGCATACCTGTGCGCCGCGCTGTTCGGCATGGAAGCGTACATGGCATTGCCCATGCTGTTCGCCCTGTACTCGTGCACGCTGCTTTGCGTCCCGTCGCTCCTGGTCGTGGGCATCACCGTGAACGCGGCCGTACTCGTTTCCGGAGCCCTGCTGCACATGCGTACGTCAGTGGAACCGTGGGCGATTCTGCTGCCGATGGCGTTCCTCGATGCCTCGGTCATCGCTCTTGGCCTGTGCTCGCGCGGCATCCGCGAACGACGCGAGGCCAAGGCCGTGATCGAGGATCAGCGCAGACGCGGCGTTGAACTGGAACGTCAGCGTGACGAGGCTCGCCGTCGCACCGACATCGCCGCCGAACTGCACGACAGCGTTGGCCATGACCTGACCGCCATCATCGCGCTCACCGAAGGATTGGGGGGCATGAGCGGCGACCCGCAGATCGACGAGGCCATCGCCACGGTCAACGAGCTCGCCCGCAGCGGTCTCGCCGACACCCGCCAAGCCGTATGCGCCCTGCAGAATCCCGATGCCAGTCCGGTCATGGATCGCGGCCATTCCACGTTCAGCCAGTTGCATACGTGGAATGACGTCGCGCCGATTCTCAGCCATGCCAAGCAGCTCGGATTCATCGTCGCGCATACGGAAACCGGGTACAGACCCGACGACCCCCGGCAAGCGGATCTGTGCTTCACGGTGACCCGCGAGGCCGTCACCAACGCCATCCGCCACGCCCGTAATCTGCGCCGCATCGTCATCTCATGGGACCATGCGGATAACGGATCCCTGACCGTGATCGTCAGAGACGATGGGGCCAGCGGCAATCCGGAACAACACGATGGAGCGAACGACGCCGCTACCGGCACCGGCATGGGTCTGAACAGGCTAGGCGAACTGGTCGCGGCCGCAGGCGGCTCGTTCGAGGCGGGGCCGGACAACATGGGCTATATGCTCAAGGCGGTGATGCCATCTATGCAATCCGGTAGAGGAAACGGTAATGGTCGGCATGAAGCAAACGGAAACACCACGAACGAGGAGCCGCAGACATGA
- a CDS encoding ABC transporter ATP-binding protein → MSVPQYVTHLADMADDAVLTRGLVKQYGGFRAVNGLNLNVPAHGVYGLLGPNGAGKSTTMKLLLGLTSATGGDMWMLGEKVDGRHRLQPGRVGSLIEGPSFYPGLSGLDNCRMVADYLNLPYSAAPAILKRVGLAGHEDKKAKDYSLGMKQRLGIAMALISQPELLLLDEPTNGLDAEAVVEVREMIMGLSREQGITVIISSHILSEIEKMAPVVGIIASGRLLYQGSLDSLREEGHIDLRVSDAKLAAAMLGSDRIDYRWLPDRDGGVLRLPELPDQRIGALVTQLVGQGVAVYRVASERKTLEQAFLELIESPRNHEPASHPTQGAAVSGAVPRPARASSRQSSPAVGRAAFVPANGGAR, encoded by the coding sequence ATGAGCGTTCCGCAATATGTGACACATCTGGCGGATATGGCCGACGACGCGGTGCTGACGCGTGGGCTGGTGAAACAGTATGGCGGTTTCCGTGCGGTGAACGGGTTGAATCTGAATGTGCCGGCGCATGGCGTGTATGGTCTGCTGGGGCCGAACGGCGCGGGCAAGTCCACGACGATGAAGCTGCTGCTCGGCCTGACCTCGGCCACGGGCGGCGACATGTGGATGCTGGGCGAGAAGGTGGACGGCCGGCACCGGTTGCAGCCGGGGCGTGTGGGTTCGCTGATCGAGGGGCCGAGCTTTTACCCGGGCCTGTCCGGTCTGGACAACTGCCGTATGGTGGCCGACTATCTGAACCTGCCGTATTCGGCCGCGCCGGCGATCCTGAAACGGGTCGGCCTGGCCGGTCACGAGGACAAGAAGGCGAAGGACTATTCGCTGGGCATGAAGCAGCGGCTCGGCATCGCGATGGCGTTGATATCGCAGCCCGAGCTGCTGCTGTTGGACGAGCCGACGAACGGGTTGGACGCCGAGGCCGTGGTCGAGGTGCGCGAGATGATCATGGGTCTGAGCCGCGAGCAGGGCATCACGGTGATCATCAGCAGCCATATCCTTTCCGAGATCGAGAAGATGGCGCCGGTCGTGGGCATCATCGCCTCCGGGCGACTGCTGTATCAGGGTTCGCTCGATAGTCTGCGCGAGGAGGGGCATATCGACCTGAGGGTTTCGGACGCGAAGCTGGCGGCGGCGATGCTGGGCTCGGATCGGATCGACTACCGGTGGCTGCCGGACAGGGATGGCGGCGTGCTGCGTCTGCCGGAACTGCCGGACCAGCGGATCGGCGCCCTGGTCACGCAACTGGTCGGCCAGGGTGTCGCGGTCTATCGTGTCGCCTCTGAGCGCAAGACGCTGGAGCAGGCGTTCCTCGAACTGATCGAGAGCCCGCGGAACCACGAACCCGCGTCGCATCCGACGCAGGGCGCGGCGGTTTCCGGTGCCGTGCCGCGGCCCGCGCGCGCATCCTCGCGCCAATCGTCGCCTGCCGTGGGGCGGGCGGCGTTCGTTCCGGCGAACGGAGGCGCACGATGA
- a CDS encoding response regulator transcription factor, with product MINVMIVDDQRAARMGFALMLRKDPALTMIAQAANGREAVDAIALLEAQGKPLPDVILMDVRMPVMDGIDATGEITRRWPAVKVVILTTYDQDSYAFGALSAGASGFLLKDVRTADLCKAIHAVAAGDAILTPRVTGEVIRRAIPVNAGRADDERATLRSRFDALGPRELEIAALVADGLDNAEIADRLGIQPDSVKKTVTRILSKLDAKTRVNIAVMWYKAGLGGTL from the coding sequence ATGATCAACGTGATGATCGTGGACGATCAACGAGCTGCACGCATGGGCTTCGCTCTCATGCTGCGCAAGGATCCCGCCCTGACCATGATCGCCCAGGCGGCCAACGGGCGCGAGGCCGTCGACGCGATCGCCCTGCTCGAGGCGCAGGGCAAGCCGCTGCCCGACGTGATCCTCATGGACGTGCGCATGCCCGTCATGGACGGCATCGATGCGACCGGTGAGATCACGCGTCGCTGGCCGGCCGTCAAGGTCGTGATCCTGACCACCTATGACCAGGACTCCTACGCCTTCGGTGCCTTAAGCGCCGGGGCGTCGGGCTTCCTGCTCAAGGACGTGCGCACCGCCGACCTGTGCAAGGCGATCCATGCGGTCGCGGCCGGTGATGCGATTCTTACGCCCCGCGTCACCGGCGAGGTCATCCGCCGTGCCATCCCCGTCAACGCCGGCCGCGCCGATGATGAACGTGCCACGCTGCGCTCCCGATTCGATGCGTTGGGGCCGCGCGAGCTGGAGATCGCCGCACTGGTCGCCGACGGATTGGACAACGCGGAAATCGCCGATCGGCTCGGCATCCAACCTGATTCTGTGAAGAAGACCGTCACCCGCATCCTCTCCAAACTCGATGCCAAAACCCGCGTCAACATCGCCGTGATGTGGTACAAAGCCGGTTTGGGCGGGACCTTGTGA